From Arachis stenosperma cultivar V10309 chromosome 2, arast.V10309.gnm1.PFL2, whole genome shotgun sequence, one genomic window encodes:
- the LOC130962478 gene encoding protein FAR1-RELATED SEQUENCE 5-like, protein MSKNEDDVKNDSNNNLGDDFDYQPNVEDDAEDNDVDSLDSTSKSEEVCGVKRITNLMVEDIWNLEFRIEDEACQFYNAYSCWHGFVMRKDDVVRDNQSRIISRQLVCNKEGWRNMRVKLDYRCGRWKVSCFVESHNHDLTQPQFAYLVPANRRLTVTDKVQVKNLHNFGVKTCHIIGYIAFQKGGYRHAGFTCKDLYNHIDRYRRSKVKNGEANAVINYLISKSNNDPLFFGKYTFTSDKRLEHIFWADGQSIVDYHCFGDIVAFDSTYKKNKYNKPLVIFSGCNHHGQTVIFGSCLLSNETTEMYKWLLKMFVEAMGGKSPKAVITDRDLAMRDAIKNIFPDATHRLCGWHLQRNACENIKNPNFLRDFKGLIYDNNDHRDFDQRWAAILDKHNLVGSTWMEKTYEIRAMWSHCFLRDKFFGYIRTTSQCEGINSLIRFYVNRKNTLINFMHNLDRALKKYRNNELIAYFKSQCSEPVMITSLEVYERSASCYFTRNIFKEIRNEIQRAWALNIKVLSTTLDKVEFSVTALGDPAKDRQVEVDRSKNLFSYSCKLFESRGINDPFVVKSKGAPSKRSYWRKKRACSNCHKYGYYYKRCPDLMQHNVQGNPCDRLDTNASAKDSGFSPERFANSSRSFSVKSEHHSGAKTKPFKKGGLRKFTATGMRNRKGNDNMFDEVKESQQDKGHSFTNYECFNDVMDEKCDTPHVQNDVRDPLPSSLPCGNKQESYMALFASMHRAF, encoded by the exons ATGTCAAAAAACGAGGATGATGTTAAGAATGATTCTAATAATAATTTGGGTGATGATTTCGATTATCAACCGAATGTAGAAGATGATGCTGAAGACAACGATGTGGATTCGCTGGATTCTACTAGCAAGAGTGAAGAAGTCTGTGGTGTAAAAAGAATAACAAATTTAATGGTGGAGGATATTTGGAACCTGGAGTTTAGGATAGAGGATGAGGCTTGCCAATTTTATAACGCTTATTCTTGTTGGCATGGATTTGTAATGAGGAAGGACGACGTGGTTAGGGATAATCAAAGTAGAATCATTAGCAGGCAACTTGTTTGCAATAAGGAGGGCTGGAGGAATATGAG GGTAAAGCTTGACTACCGCTGCGGTAGATGGAAGGTATCATGTTTTGTAGAATCTCACAACCACGATCTGACGCAACCCCAATTTGCGTATCTGGTTCCGGCCAATCGTCGTCTCACTGTTACTGATAAAGTCCAAGTAAAAAATCTTCATAATTTTGGTGTCAAGACTTGCCATATTATTGGGTATATTGCGTTCCAGAAGGGTGGATATCGTCATGCTGGCTTCACATGCAAAGATTTGTACAACCACATTGATCGTTATCGTCGGTCAAAAGTTAAAAACGGGGAAGCCAATGCGGTAATAAACTATTTGATTAGCAAGTCAAACAACGATCCGCTGTTCTTTGGGAAGTATACGTTCACTAGTGACAAAAGGCTCGAGCATATTTTTTGGGCAGATGGGCAGTCAATTGTCGACTATCACTGCTTTGGAGATATTGTTGCATTTGATTCAACGTACAAGAAGAATAAATACAACAAGCCTTTGGTCATTTTCTCCGGATGCAATCATCATGGGCAGACTGTTATCTTCGGCTCCTGCCTACTATCCAACGAAACCACAGAGATGTATAAGTGGTTGCTGAAAATGTTTGTTGAAGCGATGGGTGGAAAAAGTCCTAAAGCAGTAATAACTGACAGAGATCTTGCCATGCGAGATGCAATCAAGAATATTTTTCCTGATGCGACCCATCGGTTATGCGGATGGCATCTTCAGAGAAATGCATGTGAAAATATAAAGAATCCTAATTTCCTACGCGATTTTAAGGGTCTTATATACGACAACAACGACCACAGAGACTTTGATCAGAGATGGGCAGCCATTTTGGATAAGCACAACCTTGTTGGGAGTACTTGGATGGAAAAGACATACGAAATTCGTGCAATGTGGTCCCATTGTTTCCTCCGAGATAAGTTTTTTGGTTACATAAGGACGACCTCACAGTGTGAAGGTATAAATTCTCTCATCAGATTTTATGTTAATCGCAAGAACACCCTCATTAACTTCATGCATAACCTGGATAGGGCCTTAAAGAAGTATAGAAACAATGAATTAATAGCTTACTTTAAGTCTCAGTGCTCAGAGCCAGTAATGATTACCTCGTTGGAGGTATATGAAAGATCTGCATCATGTTATTTCACTCGAAACATTTTTAAGGAAATTCGTAATGAGATTCAGAGGGCATGGGCTTTGAATATCAAGGTACTAAGCACAACCTTGGACAAGGTAGAGTTCAGTGTGACTGCTCTCGGAGACCCGGCCAAAGATCGACAGGTGGAAGTCGATAGAAGTAAGAACCTGTTCTCGTACTCGTGCAAGCTGTTTGAATCACGTG GCATCAACGATCCCTTTGTTGTCAAAAGCAAAGGAGCCCCTTCCAAGAGGTCTTATTGGAGGAAGAAGAGAGCATGCTCTAATTGCCACAAGTACGGTTATTACTACAAGCGCTGTCCAGATTTGATGCAGCATAATGTGCAAGGTAACCCTTGCGATCGATTAGACACCAATGCATCAGCGAAGGACTCAGGTTTTAGTCCAGAAAGGTTTGCTAATTCTTCAAGGTCGTTCTCAGTTAAGTCCGAACACCATTCAGGAGCTAAGACCAAG CCTTTTAAAAAGGGTGGATTAAGAAAATTTACGGCGACGGGTATGAGGAACCGGAAGGGTAACGACAACATGTTTGATGAG GTGAAGGAGTCACAACAGGACAAGGGACATTCATTCACAAACTATGAATGCTTTAATGATGTCATGGATGAAAAATGTGACACACCACATGTGCAGAACGATGTCCGAGATCCGTTACCATCTTCATTGCCTTGTGGAAACAAACAAGAATCGTACATGGCATTGTTCGCGTCGATGCATAGGGCATTTTGA
- the LOC130960239 gene encoding hydroquinone glucosyltransferase-like, which produces MMEKKHPCIVMVPSPGLGHLIPLVEFAKMLVHDDDELNVRFIVPTLSSSSSSSMNSILNNSDLPPNITFTVLPQVNVEDLPVKSQTSTQIRFAVKHSLPLIHQQLTSFMSSTTHHIVALVFSIFATDVLDLAKEFNLLTYVFFASGASALSFCLYLPYLDQTVFSTTNNTMSLTETVNFPGCVVPFQIKDLPDPVLYERSSEVYKSFLNVCRTHSLVDGAIVNTFTHLESEAIAAIQQQREANDRNTDKVPPFVYPIGPIIQSETSNEVNRLECLTWLDNQPPRSVLYICFGSGGTFSQEQLNEIAFGLEMSGHKFLWVVRAPNEYGGGAYLDEQKEDPLHHLPSGFVDRTKGEGLVVPSWAPQVEILGHGSTSAFLSHCGWNSILESVVHGVPMIAWPLFAEQRMNAVLLKEVLKVALMPEKVVDNDEDGIVKREEIARVIKRMMEENEEGLKIRKRIKHLSDAAAAALTQNGSSTKAFSTLKQKWKIV; this is translated from the coding sequence ATGATGGAAAAGAAACATCCATGCATAGTGATGGTTCCTTCCCCTGGTCTCGGCCATTTGATTCCACTTGTTGAGTTTGCAAAGATGCTtgttcatgatgatgatgagttaaATGTGAGGTTCATAGTTCCAacactttcttcttcttcttcttcttccatgaATTCCATTCTTAACAACTCTGATCTCCCACCAAACATAACCTTCACTGTTCTTCCCCAAGTCAACGTTGAAGACCTTCCTGTGAAGTCTCAAACTTCAACTCAAATACGCTTTGCAGTGAAGCATTCTCTTCCACTCATCCATCAACAACTTACCTCATTCATGAGTTCCACTACTCATCACATAGTTGCTCTTGTCTTCAGCATCTTTGCAACCGATGTTCTTGATCTTGCCAAGGAATTCAATCTCTTAACCTATGTTTTCTTTGCCTCTGGAGCTTCAGCTCTATCATTCTGTCTTTATCTTCCGTATCTTGATCAAACCGTTTTCTCTACTACTAATAATACTATGTCCTTAACAGAAACTGTGAATTTCCCAGGTTGTGTTGTCCCTTTTCAGATCAAGGATCTCCCTGACCCAGTTCTTTATGAGAGATCAAGTGAAGTCTACAAATCATTCCTCAATGTATGCAGAACACACTCTCTGGTTGATGGTGCCATAGTGAACACCTTCACACATTTGGAATCAGAAGCCATTGCagccatacaacaacaaagagaAGCCAATGATAGAAACACTGATAAAGTTCCTCCTTTTGTTTACCCAATTGGACCAATCATTCAAAGTGAGACAAGTAATGAGGTAAACAGGTTAGAGTGTTTAACATGGTTGGATAATCAGCCACCAAGATCAGTGTTGTATATCTGTTTTGGAAGTGGTGGAACATTTTCTCAAGAGCAACTCAATGAGATTGCATTTGGGTTGGAAATGAGTGGACACAAGTTCTTGTGGGTTGTGAGAGCTCCAAATGAATATGGTGGAGGTGCTTATCTTGATGAACAAAAAGAGGATCCATTACACCATTTACCATCAGGTTTTGTAGACAGAACCAAAGGAGAAGGCTTGGTGGTTCCATCATGGGCCCCACAAGTTGAGATCCTTGGTCATGGATCCACAAGTGCTTTCTTGAGTCATTGcggttggaactcaattctagAGAGTGTTGTCCATGGTGTTCCCATGATTGCATGGCCATTGTTTGCTGAGCAGAGAATGAATGCAGTGTTGCTGAAAGAGGTGCTTAAAGTGGCACTCATGCCAGAGAAGGTTGTTGATAATGATGAAGATGGGATAGTGAAAAGAGAGGAAATTGCAAGAGTTATAAAGAGAATGATGGAGGAGAATGAAGAAGGTTTGAAAATTAGAAAGAGAATCAAACACTTGAGtgatgctgctgctgctgcaCTCACTCAAAATGGTTCATCTACTAAGGCATTCTCTACTcttaaacagaaatggaaaattgtTTAA
- the LOC130962222 gene encoding UPF0481 protein At3g47200-like, translating into MACCVGNGMELEHRIIEITSEKIDPLQCPASRPCIYKVPKSLFTVKREAYTPLLISIGPLHHGRKQFKDMQKLKSRYFDSFRGRLVSLRKDYLLEEYKAFLESEETTIRSCYQKSQLLDSIESDSFVEMMQLDSVFIMELFLREDDDYHCKCKNHINKEDDYITTRPCLSKSIQKDLLLLENQIPMYVLERLYKTAAVDFKKHATFLDLAKKYFQSWDPCSELTEKSKDLDHHQILHFTDLIRRAYVPNPKDLGYMKDDNNQNPNTNNNKKKDLHQDCGFIRTASKLNQAGVSFEKVRHRRLLDIRFETRPFYGYLLCFGCCPFPWSKFFKARIQFPELRIDHRTECVLRNLIAFEQCHYPEEPYICNYVSLVDSLIHTKDDAELLVEKEAIVHELGSDNEVATLVNSLCMHVVTNKTCYHKLMGELNEHYNSNWKWTMGTLRRVYFRDLWRCSSTFVGIAVFIFAIFNFYRVLRGFPLLVT; encoded by the coding sequence ATGGCATGTTGTGTAGGGAATGGCATGGAACTGGAGCACAGAATTATTGAGATCACATCAGAAAAGATTGATCCTTTACAGTGTCCTGCTTCTCGTCCATGCATCTACAAGGTTCCTAAGAGTCTCTTCACTGTGAAAAGAGAAGCCTATACTCCTCTCTTGATCTCCATTGGTCCTCTTCACCATGGCAGAAAACAATTCAAGGACATGCAAAAACTCAAAAGCCGCTACTTCGATTCCTTTCGCGGCCGCCTAGTCTCCCTCCGGAAAGATTATCTTCTAGAGGAATACAAAGCCTTCCTCGAATCAGAAGAGACAACCATAAGATCTTGTTACCAAAAATCACAACTACTCGACTCTATCGAAAGCGATAGCTTTGTAGAGATGATGCAGTTGGACTCTGTTTTCATCATGGAGCTGTTCTTGAGAGAAGATGATGACTACCACTGCAAGTGCAAGAATCACATAAACAAAGAAGATGATTACATAACAACTCGACCGTGTCTCAGCAAAAGCATTCAGAAGGATCTGTTACTTCTCGagaatcaaatcccaatgtatgtTCTTGAGAGGCTCTATAAAACGGCTGCTGTCGATTTCAAGAAACACGCAACCTTTCTTGATCTCGCCAAAAAGTACTTTCAATCGTGGGACCCTTGTTCCGAACTAACAGAGAAATCCAAAGACCTCGACCACCACCAGATTCTGCATTTCACTGATCTGATCCGGCGCGCTTACGTTCCCAACCCGAAGGATCTGGGTTATATGAAAGATGATAATAACCAAAACcctaatactaataataataagaagaaggATCTTCATCAAGATTGCGGTTTCATAAGAACAGCAAGCAAGTTGAACCAGGCCGGGGTAAGCTTCGAGAAGGTTCGACACAGACGCCTTCTCGACATCAGGTTCGAGACGAGGCCCTTCTACGGCTACCTACTCTGCTTTGGCTGCTGTCCATTTCCATGGTCTAAGTTCTTCAAGGCTCGAATTCAGTTCCCGGAGTTGAGAATAGACCACAGAACTGAATGTGTTCTTCGGAACCTGATTGCGTTCGAGCAGTGCCACTACCCTGAGGAGCCTTACATATGCAACTATGTTTCCTTGGTTGATTCTCTGATTCACACCAAAGATGATGCAGAGTTGCTGGTTGAGAAGGAGGCTATTGTGCATGAACTTGGAAGTGATAATGAAGTAGCAACTTTGGTTAATAGTCTTTGCATGCATGTTGTGACGAATAAGACATGTTACCATAAGTTAATGGGTGAATTGAATGAACATTATAACAGCAATTGGAAGTGGACAATGGGGACACTCAGGAGGGTTTACTTTCGTGATCTTTGGAGATGTAGCTCTACCTTTGTTGGCATTGCTGTCTTTATATTCGCCATTTTCAACTTCTATCGTGTTCTTCGTGGATTCCCTTTGTTAGTTACTTGA